Below is a window of Musa acuminata AAA Group cultivar baxijiao chromosome BXJ3-11, Cavendish_Baxijiao_AAA, whole genome shotgun sequence DNA.
TAGGATTTAAAATGAGAAAGAGAAATCAATGTGAAGAAAGATATTGTACCATATTTAGTAAAGATATGATATTACATCCAAGACAGTCAAAATCTGGAAAATTGAAACTTATTTTAACAGTACAACCATAATAAATATGTAGTACTTGTAAAGCAGGGTGTATTTACCATACACCAAAACCTCTGGCATTTAACTAAGTATATAAATCCAACTAAATATGCATCCCATAAAAGGAATGTGACAAGTTAATTATCTATATAAATATGCTTGTAATTGGTTCCAAGCATACAAATTTCTGTAGCCTAAACTGTTCAATGTGATGTAAAAGTTTCATGAAATTAGAGAAATCACAATTTGTATTCCATCCCCCAAAACATGAATCCATTTATTGATTGAAAATTGAATTAGCTTGCTTTTAGATAAGTTGGGTATTATTAATTGACATAGCCTACTTTCATACAATAATGATAGGACAAATAAGAGAATGAAACACAATCCCGACAATGAGTCCAGAATGTACTGCAGATTGAGGAAGCTTGCATTTTGCATTATAACCAACAACTTTGATCAATTTCTACATGATATATTAGAGAATCTAAGCAATTTCATATACTAACTGGCTTTGCaaacatctaatgcaataaaatatCAGTAAGTTTATGTATGATAGATCACAAAAATATCACTCAGATTccccaagaagaataaaaaagaaaaattttcattATTGGTTCATACCTCCTCAATGCTTGTACTGTGGTCAGAAGATAGCTGAACAGCCCTCACTTTTAGGCTACAAAGATGAAGTTCCCTAGTCTGATTAATGTTGCAGACTTGTCCTTTAGGATTATGCATTGGAGATTCCTCAGATATCCTGTCTAGTTCCACATGAACAAGAGAATCCCTTGACCTGTTCCAATGTCTCACATCTTCTTTTGCAAGAGTTGGGTTCCTATAGCTATCATCTAATTTATCTTGTGCCAGAATAGCACGACTATCACCGAGGTTCATGACATATACATCCTGATCCTTCATCAACATCACTAGAACACATGAACCCATTAGTGCGAGCTCGGGGTTCTTATCGAGTGCCTTCTCTACCATGTCCACATAAGCCTCCTCCGTGGCTTCTAGTGCTCGTGTCATAGCCTTAAGCACTGCATCATGGTCCACTGGACCCGATTTGCATCTTCTGATAACCACTGATGAGTTAGCTGTTCTCTCATCAAGATTGGATGGATCTCTGTGCCAATAGTAGCTCCAAGGGAAAAGCTTCTTGTGAGATGATTTATGTTTCCTGTACATTTTTCTCAACTTTGATCCAAGCAATGATATTCGGATCATCTTCTTTTGTCCTAAAGAAGAAAATGATGCCACATACTTCTGCTTCGAGCCTTTGGAATCAATCCCAACTGCAGCATCATTTTCTCTTATTAGTCCACCAAGATCTTCCCCGAGACCTGAACTTTTTCTCTCGATGCTGGAAGAGCACAAAACAGGTTGCACTGTCGATGAGGTTTCTCTGCTACATAAATCTTCAGTGGCACTAAACTGCAAATCACAGGATCTACTGGCGTTACCAGATGACAAAAAGGACTTGCTGTCGCGGCCTTCCAGCAGTTCCATTTGCAGAAGCTCATAAAGGCATTTGCTTTTTCTATATCTGCTTGCTAATTTGGTTTCTGGTGTGCAAGATGTTTGGGGTGCACCAATGTGGCCTTTGGTATCCGTATTTTCATAACCTATGTCTACATTGGAGTCATGAGCAATTCCACTCTGCTTCTTGTTGATGTCTTTGTCAACTATTTCCTCTACAGCTTGAACAGCCCTGCTCGATTCATTACCTGAGCCATTGTCAATGGTAGACTCGGATTTGTTACTGCCCATGTCAGATGGGATGAGTACAACTCCTCCCTCACCTTGGTTGCCAAAAGATTGATTTCGTGATTCATTATATTGTGATTCACCAAACTGCAACTGAGAACTTACACAATCTTCTTTAACAATACTGGAACTAGTCTTGGTAGAATCACTTTCGGTAAGATCAGATGTAGCTGCAATATGCCCTGATTTGTCTTCATAGTCCCACAAAAGTCCCTCTAATTCTTTATCTATAGCTTTGTAAAGGTTACTCATCAAAAAATCAGGTGCATCAGGGCCATTGAAACCATCATAAATCCCAACAAACAACCATCCCTGTTCTTCAGAGAGAACAACATGAACCCTGTCCTCCCCGGCCTTGCCATGCGCCCATTGCAAGTTACGGCTACTGCAGTACTCAGGTTCAGATGTCCCAACGTCCAAACAGGTCGCCAGAGGTTCTGGCTGATGCCTTGCCTCCTTAGAATGTGAAACTAGCTGGGTCATAGGATGCAAGAGGAACCGCTGCATCCAACCAGAACCATGTTGATGCCTTGTAAAAGTCCTCGAAAGAGCACTTCTCATGGGTCGACTCATGCTTCTCATAAGCCATCCAAACCTTACCTTTCTCCGGCCATAACCAAGTGGAGCTGAGAAGTTGCTTCTATCAGTTGGATCAAGGGGACCTGACATGAAGACACCCTTATCTAATGGCCCCGACATAAGACCTGCCCCTCTTTCCAAAGGCCCTGAGGCAAATCCTCTCTCCAAGGGCCCTGACAAGAACCCATTCAATGGTCCTGAACCACGAGGCACCGGCTGCAGAGGTACGGCGGCGAATGAGGCTGTGCTCTGAAACGAGGCGGCTGGTTCTTGGGCATCGCCGGAGACAAGAACATTAGGGTTGCCGGTTCGAGCAGTGGAGGCATTCGCACTTACGGAGGCCCCTGATATCGTCCTAAAGGTGGTCTCAGAAGAACTCTTACTTGGCCTGTGCAGACCTGCGAAATCCTCTGCTAACTCCTGCCTGAAAGAAGCACTGCGCGTGTCCGAATCGAGGGTGCTCGAATCGAGGGTGTACCTCTCGGAGGTGGACGGAGTGATGGCAGGAGAATCGATGATCACCGGCCTAACATAGCAGAAGGAGTGGCCCAGCCCTTCATCCAAGGGCTCAAGGAACTCCAAATCGACCCCGCCCTTCGCGAACCCCGAGGGCACGAAGCAGCCGACGGCTCGAGAAGTGCCGTTCCCCATCGCAGCGCAGCACTACAAGAACATCAAGACGCCGGAGGTGGCAGCCCCAGATGATCGCCGGAACGGAGGACTTCCATGACCCCACACCACGAGCAGGTACAGAAACAACGAGCACAGCGCGGAACCCCGCAGCCGCAAGAACCCAAAGCACCCCTCAACCCTACCACCTCTCCCCTGGCGAGCTTGCATCATCAGGCGAACACCTCGGCGGCGATGGCTTCAAGGCGATCCAAATGCTCCCATACCGAGGAAGCACAGATCAGCCCCCAGGGGATACCATCTACGAGCGCACACACATCAGGAAACGAGGAAGACTATGGCAAAATGATGCGCCCACAGTAACAGATCTGAGCACTCAGATGATAACAAGAACGAGACGAGGGGAGTGAGCAGAACAAACAGGTCGCTAGTAGCTGAGGAGATACATCACGTGAACAGAAGAAGAGTTGGATGCGAAGGGAAGGAGCTGCAGAAGATTTGGCGAGGGGGAAAGGAGGGAGAATAAGGGCACGAAAGGGTGATTGATCGGTGAGGAGGAGAAATGGGGgcgtccgagagagagagagagagaggagttcaaATGGGATGGGAGGGTGGTGAAAGGAGACCAAAGAATGGAGTTCAATGGCAGGATCAGAGTGGGCATTTGGGTCCTCCCATTTGTCCCATTTGATCCTATTGAATGATTGGATTTGGTGGTGTTTGGAGTCAAATGCAGAGAAAACGGGAAATTGCTGCCCCAATGCCCCTCCATCATCACATCATCATGTCACCATCATGATGATGACCATGAAATGGAATTCAGCAGATGGCCTCCTGTCCCTTGTTGCACTTCATCTTCCAAGCCATAAATCCCTGGATCCAAaatatagaatgatgatttgattattGCCTTGATGATGAAGAAAATGAATCAAGATGAAGTGCAAGATAGACTGTGTCAAGATCCACAATTAAGTCACA
It encodes the following:
- the LOC103972175 gene encoding protein phosphatase 2C 32; protein product: MGNGTSRAVGCFVPSGFAKGGVDLEFLEPLDEGLGHSFCYVRPVIIDSPAITPSTSERYTLDSSTLDSDTRSASFRQELAEDFAGLHRPSKSSSETTFRTISGASVSANASTARTGNPNVLVSGDAQEPAASFQSTASFAAVPLQPVPRGSGPLNGFLSGPLERGFASGPLERGAGLMSGPLDKGVFMSGPLDPTDRSNFSAPLGYGRRKVRFGWLMRSMSRPMRSALSRTFTRHQHGSGWMQRFLLHPMTQLVSHSKEARHQPEPLATCLDVGTSEPEYCSSRNLQWAHGKAGEDRVHVVLSEEQGWLFVGIYDGFNGPDAPDFLMSNLYKAIDKELEGLLWDYEDKSGHIAATSDLTESDSTKTSSSIVKEDCVSSQLQFGESQYNESRNQSFGNQGEGGVVLIPSDMGSNKSESTIDNGSGNESSRAVQAVEEIVDKDINKKQSGIAHDSNVDIGYENTDTKGHIGAPQTSCTPETKLASRYRKSKCLYELLQMELLEGRDSKSFLSSGNASRSCDLQFSATEDLCSRETSSTVQPVLCSSSIERKSSGLGEDLGGLIRENDAAVGIDSKGSKQKYVASFSSLGQKKMIRISLLGSKLRKMYRKHKSSHKKLFPWSYYWHRDPSNLDERTANSSVVIRRCKSGPVDHDAVLKAMTRALEATEEAYVDMVEKALDKNPELALMGSCVLVMLMKDQDVYVMNLGDSRAILAQDKLDDSYRNPTLAKEDVRHWNRSRDSLVHVELDRISEESPMHNPKGQVCNINQTRELHLCSLKVRAVQLSSDHSTSIEEEVLRIKAEHADDAQSVFNDRVKGQLKVTRAFGAAFLKKPNCNQSLLEMFRVDYIGNSPYISCSPSVLHHRLCSSDRFLVLSSDGLYQYFSNEEVVSHVTWFMENAPEGDPAQYLIAELLIRAAKKNGMDFHELLDIPQGDRRKYHDDVSVMVISLEGRIWRSSS